The stretch of DNA TTTAGGAGGTCTTGTATGATTGGCCAGCGCTTGTTAGATGGGTCTGTCATTTAGATCTCCACCACATATCTGTAATAGATGCTCTCACCCGCAGTTGGGCTCTTTCTTGTAATTCTTATCATGTCTCCCGGTTTTACGCCAAGTCCGATAATTGCTGGATCGTTTGCAAAAATCAATGGCATCTCAGTTGGTTTGCAGTTGAATTTTTTGAGGACTTCTTCTGCATCTTTTTTGGTCATGATTTCGTGTTTTGGCACGTAAATGTGATCAGGTACTAGAACGTGTGTTTTTTTAGTTGCCACTTTTCTCACCATGGATAGCATTAGCTAAATCTTGAAAATTACCAAACAAACTAAAAAAACTCTAAAAAGACTTTATATATAGTTAATCAAGATCCATGCAAAAATCCAATATTTTTCGTTATTAGTCAATGATTTTTTTCCTAAGCTTAAATAGTATTCGTTAGAACGAAAAAGCAAGATGAATACTCTGTACGCAACACTAGCGTTGTTTACAATTCTGGCTACAGGCTCAGTAGCAGTACCAGCTTTTGCTCAGGAATTTGTAGATGCAGTCACAGTTAGTACCGACAAAGAGGCATACGAAGATGGAGAAACAATCACAGTATCAGGTTCAGTCAGAGAAAGACTGTCTGGATATGATGTGACTTTGCAAGTCTTTGCAGCCAACGGAAACTTAGTTACTGCTCAACAACTGCCAGTTTCAGATGAGAATACATTTGGAATTGACCTGACTGCTGGCGGTCCTCTGTGGAGATCTGCTGGAGAATACACCATAAAGGTGCTATATGGAACAGCAACAAGAACCGCAGAGACAAGCTTTGAGTTTGGTGGCTCCGGAGACGTAATTCCAGGACCAAAAGTACCACAATTCTCGCTGGCTAACCCAGACGATGGATCAGTTGGATACAAGATAAAGGGCGGTAAAATACTCAGCATTACTCCAGACGTCCAAGCAAAGTCCCTAATCGTAGAGATAGAGAC from Candidatus Nitrosotenuis aquarius encodes:
- a CDS encoding DNA-directed RNA polymerase subunit H; this translates as MATKKTHVLVPDHIYVPKHEIMTKKDAEEVLKKFNCKPTEMPLIFANDPAIIGLGVKPGDMIRITRKSPTAGESIYYRYVVEI
- a CDS encoding PEFG-CTERM sorting domain-containing protein; this encodes MNTLYATLALFTILATGSVAVPAFAQEFVDAVTVSTDKEAYEDGETITVSGSVRERLSGYDVTLQVFAANGNLVTAQQLPVSDENTFGIDLTAGGPLWRSAGEYTIKVLYGTATRTAETSFEFGGSGDVIPGPKVPQFSLANPDDGSVGYKIKGGKILSITPDVQAKSLIVEIETTSDGEVTLIIPRGILDARLGPDGMSGEDDSFFVLVDGAEVDFEETTTSEDRTLTIEFEDGNTQIEIIGTFVIPEFGTIAVIILAVAIVSIVAISRSRLSILPKY